The following proteins are encoded in a genomic region of Vibrio spartinae:
- a CDS encoding amino acid ABC transporter ATP-binding protein, with amino-acid sequence MEVINTKNLNKWYDSYHALRDINLSVKKGERIVICGPSGSGKSTLIRCINQLEKHQSGALNVFGQAVNDTPKDLIELRKQVGMCFQSFNLFPHLTVLENCVLPQTSNLGTKEPVAIDKALSLLKKVKIIEQANKYPSQLSGGQQQRVAIARALCMNPEIMLFDEPTSALDPEMIAEVLDVMTDLASEGMTMLCVTHEMGFARKVADRVIFMDQGQIVEENNPEAFFSAPKSPRTREFLNQLIHH; translated from the coding sequence ATGGAAGTCATTAACACCAAAAACTTAAATAAGTGGTACGACTCATATCATGCGCTACGCGATATTAATCTCAGCGTAAAGAAAGGCGAGCGTATTGTTATCTGCGGCCCTTCCGGCTCAGGAAAATCAACGCTGATTCGCTGTATCAACCAGTTGGAAAAACACCAATCAGGTGCGCTCAATGTTTTCGGTCAGGCCGTCAATGACACCCCCAAAGACCTGATCGAACTACGTAAGCAAGTCGGGATGTGTTTTCAATCATTCAACCTGTTTCCTCACCTGACTGTTCTGGAAAACTGCGTATTACCGCAGACGTCAAACTTAGGGACGAAAGAGCCGGTTGCGATTGATAAAGCGTTAAGTTTGCTGAAAAAAGTTAAGATCATCGAGCAAGCCAACAAATACCCAAGCCAACTCTCCGGAGGGCAGCAGCAACGTGTTGCGATTGCCCGTGCACTGTGTATGAATCCTGAAATCATGTTATTTGATGAACCCACCTCAGCGCTCGACCCGGAAATGATCGCTGAAGTGCTTGATGTCATGACCGACCTTGCAAGTGAAGGGATGACCATGCTGTGCGTGACGCATGAAATGGGCTTCGCCCGCAAAGTCGCTGACCGGGTCATTTTTATGGACCAAGGGCAGATCGTTGAAGAAAACAACCCTGAAGCATTTTTCTCTGCGCCCAAATCACCTCGTACGCGCGAGTTTCTTAATCAGCTGATTCACCACTAA
- a CDS encoding isoaspartyl peptidase/L-asparaginase family protein has product MLNEYSIAIHGGAGAMSKGKLTPEQELEITTVLKNIIEDGLASLKEGANALDVVQVAVNMLEDCEWFNAGKGAVFNHAGKHELDASIMCGKTLDAGAVSGIRYSPNPINVARAVMDDSPHVYLGGEGAEQFVRDIGLVEVDNSYFSTEMRYQQLQSALKAQEVILEPTQNDYKYGTVGAVAFDQHGNLAAATSTGGITNKQYGRIGDSPVIGAGTYANNQTCAVSATGHGEHFLKHVVAHNISSRMALAHESLEQATNHVVFKDLLSTGGTGGVIAVDSQGNIALPFNTEGMYRGWGGSNQPAQSKIYQ; this is encoded by the coding sequence ATGTTAAACGAATACTCTATCGCCATTCACGGCGGTGCAGGTGCAATGTCTAAGGGGAAACTAACCCCTGAACAAGAATTAGAAATTACGACTGTCTTAAAAAACATCATTGAGGACGGCTTAGCAAGCCTGAAAGAAGGTGCAAATGCGCTGGATGTCGTGCAAGTTGCCGTCAATATGCTGGAAGATTGCGAGTGGTTTAACGCTGGTAAAGGCGCGGTATTCAATCACGCCGGTAAACATGAACTCGATGCGTCAATCATGTGCGGCAAGACACTTGATGCCGGCGCAGTATCGGGGATACGTTACAGTCCGAATCCGATTAACGTTGCCCGAGCCGTGATGGACGACTCCCCACACGTCTATTTGGGCGGTGAAGGCGCAGAGCAGTTTGTCCGAGATATCGGTTTAGTCGAAGTAGACAATTCTTACTTCTCGACTGAGATGCGCTATCAACAACTTCAGTCGGCCTTGAAAGCGCAAGAAGTCATTCTCGAACCAACGCAGAACGACTACAAATACGGTACTGTCGGTGCAGTTGCGTTTGATCAACACGGCAATCTGGCTGCCGCGACCTCAACCGGTGGTATCACGAACAAGCAATATGGTCGGATTGGCGATTCACCGGTCATTGGCGCCGGGACTTATGCCAACAACCAAACCTGCGCGGTGTCCGCAACAGGCCATGGTGAGCATTTCCTAAAACATGTCGTCGCCCACAATATTTCATCCCGCATGGCATTGGCACACGAAAGCTTAGAGCAAGCCACCAACCATGTTGTATTTAAAGACCTGCTCAGCACTGGCGGCACCGGTGGCGTGATTGCGGTCGATAGCCAAGGCAATATCGCCCTCCCATTCAACACCGAAGGCATGTACCGGGGCTGGGGAGGCTCGAACCAACCTGCACAATCGAAGATTTACCAATAG
- a CDS encoding LysR family transcriptional regulator — translation MRHLKAFHVFHVAAASASFTEAADKLHITHGAVSKQIKLLEAHLAQPLFYKQGRGLRLTPEGELLKQYTDIAFDALDTGIHKLKSATVDYLEVSCEPTLTMRWLMPRLAEYYKISGIDIRLSTAGGPITLGESGLSMAIRRDDFDIPSNYGVHPLVEEWVGPVCSPEYWRQVQHDFSTIVLLHSETRRGAWEHWSIQSNHQLHRNQCNQSFDHFYFCLQAAVDGLGAAIGSYPLVTDDLKHGRLVAPFGFMLSGYHYVLLRQSEALGTQEQQFQQWLENKFLACVPAACLREGDI, via the coding sequence ATGAGACATCTTAAAGCTTTCCATGTTTTTCATGTGGCCGCAGCGTCTGCCAGTTTTACTGAGGCAGCAGATAAACTTCACATTACTCACGGAGCGGTGAGTAAGCAGATTAAGTTATTAGAAGCTCACCTTGCTCAACCTCTGTTTTACAAGCAAGGACGGGGATTAAGACTGACTCCGGAGGGAGAGTTACTGAAGCAGTACACTGACATCGCCTTTGATGCGTTAGATACAGGGATTCATAAGCTAAAGAGTGCCACGGTTGACTATCTTGAAGTTTCCTGCGAGCCGACATTAACCATGCGGTGGCTCATGCCGAGACTTGCGGAGTATTACAAGATATCTGGCATTGATATCCGGTTATCTACCGCAGGAGGCCCCATCACTTTAGGCGAGAGCGGTTTATCGATGGCAATCCGTCGTGATGACTTTGATATACCGTCAAACTATGGGGTACATCCGTTAGTTGAAGAATGGGTCGGGCCGGTGTGTTCTCCTGAATACTGGCGTCAGGTTCAGCATGATTTCTCAACGATTGTTCTGCTTCACAGTGAGACGCGCCGTGGCGCATGGGAACATTGGTCCATTCAGTCAAATCATCAACTCCACCGAAACCAATGCAATCAATCGTTTGACCATTTCTATTTTTGTTTACAAGCGGCTGTCGATGGGCTGGGGGCTGCAATTGGGTCATATCCCTTGGTTACTGATGATTTGAAACATGGCAGGCTGGTTGCGCCTTTTGGCTTTATGTTGTCCGGCTATCATTATGTATTATTGCGGCAGTCAGAAGCGCTGGGCACCCAAGAGCAGCAATTTCAGCAATGGCTTGAAAATAAATTCTTAGCGTGTGTGCCTGCCGCTTGTTTAAGGGAAGGAGATATCTGA
- a CDS encoding LysE family translocator — MEITSYIILGLLIVVSPGADFVLVVKNSLSSGRKAGLLTGLGIGIGVCVHISYSILGISHLLSQNIIVFSMIKYAGSAYLIYLGITGIFCSKLTLNRNAISAPQATHKARKYFTQGFFCNMLNPKTMLFFLSVFSQLISPDTDNNTSFALIYGLYISALHILWFCLVAYLMTSKKILSVFQSVGHRVNQVCGVGLVAFGATLSLSQ, encoded by the coding sequence ATGGAAATCACAAGTTACATAATTTTGGGATTGTTAATTGTCGTAAGTCCAGGGGCTGACTTTGTTTTAGTGGTCAAAAACAGCCTGAGCAGCGGGCGAAAAGCAGGCTTACTCACCGGGCTTGGCATTGGGATCGGTGTCTGCGTCCATATTAGCTACTCAATCCTTGGCATCAGTCACTTATTATCACAGAACATCATTGTATTCAGCATGATTAAGTATGCCGGCTCAGCCTACTTAATCTACTTAGGGATAACTGGCATTTTCTGTTCAAAGTTGACACTCAACCGTAACGCGATATCCGCACCGCAGGCGACGCATAAGGCCCGGAAATATTTTACACAGGGATTTTTTTGTAACATGTTGAATCCGAAAACAATGCTGTTTTTTCTCAGTGTATTTAGTCAATTGATCTCTCCAGACACAGATAACAACACATCCTTTGCGTTGATTTATGGGCTATACATTTCTGCCTTGCATATCTTGTGGTTCTGTCTGGTCGCATATCTTATGACCTCGAAGAAAATATTATCTGTTTTCCAAAGCGTTGGACACCGAGTGAATCAAGTTTGTGGTGTCGGACTGGTTGCCTTCGGTGCCACATTATCACTCTCTCAATAA
- a CDS encoding L-asparaginase family protein — MEKPHFDISNVKELPKVDILYSYQDQDDSLMKAAIKNGAKGIVIAGTGDGSTPSWIQDTIKDAMKKGIPVVVASRVYTGYVSTHENAIGSGFYNPQKSKVILELALAKGESVDQIRKYFAKL, encoded by the coding sequence ATGGAAAAACCACATTTTGACATCTCCAATGTCAAAGAGCTGCCAAAGGTCGATATTTTGTATAGCTATCAGGATCAGGATGATTCACTGATGAAAGCCGCGATTAAAAACGGGGCGAAAGGGATTGTCATCGCAGGTACGGGAGACGGTTCAACACCGAGCTGGATTCAAGATACGATTAAGGATGCAATGAAAAAAGGGATTCCGGTTGTCGTGGCGAGTCGCGTTTATACCGGTTATGTCTCAACGCATGAGAATGCGATCGGTTCAGGCTTTTATAACCCACAGAAATCAAAAGTTATTTTAGAATTAGCTTTAGCGAAAGGCGAATCCGTCGATCAAATTCGCAAGTACTTTGCAAAACTTTAA